A part of Oncorhynchus kisutch isolate 150728-3 linkage group LG2, Okis_V2, whole genome shotgun sequence genomic DNA contains:
- the LOC109906811 gene encoding zinc finger protein 91 isoform X1: MEDVSAVTIKDEGGDEQESEDVSENLTKKTENSANKSAKDDSTDGDGLFRCLDCEEVFGEEAAYQEHQHEHTHDGPIVCLDSDSHLDGLLVSESGGQRTLCCALCGRKFADSRGFYSHQVKHRNEALKQSTPVLQSTPVAQSTAGPQSTPDQSLGVAKQYVYECEDCGKSYTSMGSFISHTRSHKQASKSVFHELAHLKKKSFECQTCGRCYSRSSALDAHRRCHEVKLIPKSRKRDAEKQPPAEEPAIATEDSNKASEQVDEAQENLFGCSCGKTFRAQSGLKTHQRFSHNDKCSPEKLKRKPNKFDCSECEKTFSTYAGMLCHQRYHMKRGGSSGKRFPCEECDKVFTTLTFYYKHQRLAHTQETPAKSFLHQVCQLQKKAFECQECGLRFSRASALQSHRLCHNDVFGRTEKEFQTQTSPLPQHKLLLDNKTETETFALGAIVFPQDTLQTPVTERDPCFYETDGDAEADGTDDVNVEVISISASDGSVRDEEESQQELNPDLELLCESDQEGKEEMDAVLCPTEYISSTLKSKPEIDLKIVQIDFPPFVGEGTQTEKVQGLDPPKRFNCPECYRWFTSAASLRSHKLWHRVDGKKRWNPEKDIFKCDFCGFDTTHRKTYHNHMRKHDGRKPHKSVLYQLAGLQKNSFKCEVCGKCFSRMSALHSHQQQHPKSKAHPCPDCEKTYSNASGLYNHRKSCHAPTPTPDEVSDTKTEVFNPKKTLLGPTVYCERCGKGFWSLGAYAHHKQNQAQCAHLKEKHEPTVSSHSVNGPPHVRGKVACPVCRKTFRHQGIMKSHMRKHENGNHRCELCSKSFRMFSSLLRHQVVHNAQILPPPIKSFQHQVEQVKKNTYSCPDCGKLFSRAKALKFHMKSHGYETDYSASSPKSALELEGLKCSTCLSHFSNKSSLHTHQKQCGKKNTVSKSYKEDVVQHDTVPKVKKLKCPSCPSLFNNLLSLQYHRKECGKPSAVAGLDVKAKGGIEKVTKCIVKDLVETTLSNNSGTEKMTKSVTEKERGEQKETSESQTLKKAATINTTDLKYKCKECERSFAVVGALNFHKRIHVLGHKSKVKPKLKFQVAAIPEEPKQPKKVEQTTKGQFCCPECGRRFISNAALGTHRRWHTDKKFAGSLIKDDNISSVGHKSVDEGPFQCNKCGKGFFYLCVLRRHQLYYPPCQTKAEPEPAADTSMEGNHKPSHAEFACPECNTTFVKGSLLAAHYESEHNKPIESADLQGDQSMTMSIEEVPEQPATSHSKSEVIPLKKPKLKLNLHQCPHCDMSFLKVRGLRAHKWQAHSQGKKVKSKGTLAESGDSVAINTLATKGNELINESKDLVTENKGIVLKTEHFVTKNKNAVGRRRKKGRPGFKSIPCVDCGKRYSSSGALYNHKKICGVLKQEVNPGMAEVVEEEPSPPTLLYEQTIKYLFKCDKCGKAFPTEEQLGTHKDLAKSRPHSCALCCRGYWTETQLQQHLAWHDEVRRRLPTELRYRLRASVSTGPAKLNVSLPDLKAKSSLKPLPTPPSRPQNSHKCQHCGKAFLSPGALHKHEAQHDSDGSYRCSLCPRTFSEIRDLIDHHQECMGDDKVQRDPYTAVSSRDTDGLTCIECGMRFSRELELHQHYIEHARGAY, encoded by the exons ATGGAGGATGTATCCGCTGTAACGATCAAAGACGAGGGAGGAGATGAACAGGAGTCGGAAGATGTCAGTGAAAATTTAACCAAGAAGACCGAAAACAGCGCCAACAAGTCTGCCAAAGATGACAGTACCGATG GGGATGGGCTTTTCCGCTGTCTGGATTGTGAAGAAGTCTTTGGGGAGGAGGCGGCTTACCAGGAGCATCAACATGAGCACACCCATGATGGCCCAATAGTCTGCCTGGACTCTGACTCCCATTTGGATGGCTTGCTTGTTTCAGAGAGTGGGGGCCAACGGACACTATGTTGCGCTCTTTGTGGGCGCAAATTTGCAGACTCGAGGGGTTTTTACTCACATCAGGTCAAACACCGTAATGAAGCCCTCAAGCAGTCAACTCCTGTTTTGCAATCAACTCCTGTGGCCCAGTCAACAGCTGGGCCCCAGTCAACTCCTGATCAGAGCTTGGGGGTGGCTAAGCAGTATGTCTATGAATGTGAAGACTGTGGGAAATCCTATACTTCGATGGGCTCTTTCATCAGTCATACACGCTCACACAAGCAAGCTTCCAAATCAGTTTTCCATGAGCTGGCACACCTGAAAAAGAAGTCCTTTGAGTGTCAAACTTGTGGTCGCTGTTACTCCCGTTCATCAGCTCTTGATGCTCACCGCCGTTGTCATGAGGTCAAACTAATCCCAAAGTCCCGCAAAAGGGATGCAGAGAAGCAACCACCCGCAGAGGAGCCTGCCATTGCAACAGAGGACAGCAACAAAGCTTCTGAACAGGTAGATGAGGCGCAGGAAAATCTGTTTGGGTGTTCATGTGGCAAAACATTTCGCGCCCAGTCTGGCCTGAAAACACACCAACGATTTAGCCACAATGACAAATGTTCTCCTGAAAAGCTTAAGAGAAAACCCAACAAATTTGACTGCAGTGAGTGTGAGAAGACCTTCAGTACTTACGCCGGCATGCTCTGCCATCAACGTTATCATATGAAACGAGGTGGTAGTAGTGGCAAAAGGTTTCCATGTGAGGAGTGTGACAAGGTCTTCACAACGCTCACATTCTACTACAAGCACCAGCGTTTGGCTCATACTCAAGAGACTCCAGCAAAATCTTTCCTTCATCAGGTTTGCCAGCTCCAGAAGAAAGCGTTTGAGTGTCAGGAGTGTGGGCTCCGATTTTCCAGGGCCTCGGCTCTCCAGTCCCATCGGCTTTGCCATAACGATGTTTTTGGACGGACTGAGAAAGAATTCCAGACACAAACATCCCCACTACCTCAACATAAGCTATTACTGGATAACAAGACAGAAACTGAAACATTTGCTTTAGGGGCCATTGTCTTCCCACAGGACACCCTTCAGACCCCTGTGACCGAGAGAGACCCCTGTTTCTATGAAACTGATGGGGATGCAGAGGCTGATGGAACTGATGATGTCAATGTAGAGGTGATCAGTATAAGTGCTTCAGATGGCTCTGTAAGGGATGAAGAAGAGTCACAACAAGAACTCAACCCTGATCTTGAAttactgtgtgaatcagaccaggagggaaaagaggagatGGATGCTGTGTTGTGTCCAACGGAGTACATTTCTAGTACACTTAAGTCTAAACCAGAGATTGATCTGAAAATTGTACAAATTGACTTTCCGCCATTTGTCGGCGAAGGAACTCAAACGGAGAAGGTTCAGGGACTAGACCCACCTAAAAGATTTAACTGTCCTGAGTGTTACCGCTGGTTTACCAGTGCTGCATCTTTGCGCTCTCACAAACTGTGGCACAGAGTAGATGGCAAAAAACGATGGAATCCTGAAAAGGATATTTTCAAGTGCGACTTTTGTGGGTTTGACACTACACATCGCAAAACGTACCACAATCACATGCGAAAACACGATGGCCGAAAACCCCACAAGAGTGTATTGTACCAGCTTGCCGGACTACAGAAGAATAGCTTCAAATGTGAGgtgtgtggaaagtgtttctCACGCATGTCTGCACTACACTCTCATCAGCAACAGCATCCAAAAAGCAAAGCTCATCCATGTCCAGATTGTGAGAAGACTTACTCTAATGCCAGTGGTTTGTACAACCACCGCAAAAGCTGCCACGCTCCAACCCCCACCCCAGATGAAGTATCAGACACTAAAACTGAAGTGTTTAATCCAAAGAAGACTTTATTAGGCCCAACGGTTTATTGCGAGCGATGTGGGAAGGGCTTCTGGTCATTGGGTGCTTACGCTCACCACAAGCAGAATCAAGCTCAGTGTGCACATTTGAAGGAGAAGCATGAGCCAACAGTGTCTTCACATTCTGTCAATGGCCCTCCACATGTTCGTGGTAAAGTTGCTTGCCCTGTATGCAGAAAGACATTTCGTCACCAAGGCATTATGAAATCTCATATGAGGAAGCACGAGAATGGGAATCATAGATGTGAGCTTTGTAGCAAGTCTTTTCGCATGTTCTCAAGCCTCCTCAGGCACCAGGTTGTACATAATGCTCAAATCCTCCCGCCTCCTATCAAGTCTTTTCAACATCAGGTAGAACAAGTGAAGAAGAACACATACAGCTGCCCTGATTGTGGAAAACTGTTTTCACGAGCCAAGGCACTTAAATTCCACATGAAGAGCCATGGTTATGAGACCGACTACTCTGCCTCATCGCCTAAATCTGCTCTTGAGCTAGAGGGGCTGAAGTGTTCAACATGCCTTTCCCATTTCAGCAACAAATCTTCATTGCACACTCACCAAAAACAGTGTGGCAAGAAAAATACTGTCAGTAAAAGCTACAAGGAGGATGTTGTCCAACATGACACAGTTCCTAAAGTGAAGAAGCTCAAATGTCCCTCCTGCCCTTCTCTTTTCAACAATTTACTGTCATTGCAGTATCATCGAAAAGAATGTGGTAAGCCAAGTGCAGTTGCAGGCTTGGATGTCAAAGCGaaaggagggatagagaaggtGACAAAGTGCATTGTCAAAGACCTTGTGGAAACAACTCTGTCAAACAACTCGGGCACTGAGAAAATGACTAAATCTGTTACTGAGAAGGAACGTGGTGAACAAAAGGAGACAAGTGAGTCCCAAACCTTGAAGAAAGCTGCCACAATCAACACAACTGATCTGAAATACAAATGTAAAGAGTGTGAGAGAAGCTTTGCCGTTGTAGGAGCACTGAATTTCCATAAAAGGATTCATGTTCTGGGTCACAAGTCTAAAGTCAAACCGAAGCTGAAATTTCAAGTGGCCGCAATCCCTGAAGAACCCAAGCAACCCAAAAAGGTAGAGCAAACAACTAAAGGCCAATTCTGTTGTCCAGAATGCGGAAGACGTTTTATCTCCAATGCAGCCCTTGGCACTCACAGACGATGGCACACAGATAAGAAGTTTGCTGGTTCACTGATAAAAGATGACAATATAAGTTCTGTTGGGCACAAGTCAGTGGACGAGGGACCTTTTCAGTGCAACAAGTGTGGTAAGGGCTTCTTTTACCTGTGTGTTCTCCGCCGGCACCAGTTGTATTACCCGCCATGTCAGACCAAAGCCGAACCAGAGCCTGCAGCTGACACCAGCATGGAAGGCAACCACAAACCCTCACACGCTGAATTTGCATGTCCAGAATGTAACACAACTTTCGTCAAGGGCTCACTTTTAGCAGCTCACTATGAAAGTGAGCATAACAAACCCATTGAGTCTGCAGATCTTCAGGGGGACCAGTCCATGACCATGTCCATTGAAGAGGTCCCGGAGCAGCCTGCCACGTCACACAGCAAGTCTGAAGTCATTCCATTAAAGAAGCCAAAGCTTAAATTAAATCTTCACCAGTGTCCTCATTGTGATATGAGCTTCTTGAAGGTTCGAGGCTTGCGTGCCCACAAATGGCAGGCCCACTCCCAGGGCAAGAAGGTTAAGAGCAAGGGCACTTTGGCTGAGAGCGGGGACTCTGTTGCCATTAACACATTGGCTACCAAGGGAAATGAACTGATTAATGAGAGTAAGGACTTAGTTACAGAAAACAAAGGCATTGTTCTCAAAACTGAACACTTTGTTACAAAGAATAAGAATGCTGTtggcaggaggaggaagaaaggtCGACCAGGTTTCAAATCCATCCCTTGCgttgactgtgggaagagatacAGTTCTTCTGGGGCACTCTATAATCACAAGAAGATCTGTGGAGTGCTCAAACAGGAAGTTAATCCAGGAATGGCAGAAGTAGTGGAAGAGGAACCCTCACCACCAACCCTCCTCTATGAGCAGACAATCAAATACCTCTTCAAGTGTGACAAGTGTGGCAAAGCTTTCCCAACTGAAGAGCAACTAGGAACCCACAAGGACTTGGCAAAGAGCCGACCTCACTCTTGCGCCCTGTGTTGCCGTGGATATTGGACTGAGACTCAGTTGCAACAGCACCTGGCCTGGCACGACGAGGTCCGCCGACGACTACCAACAGAGCTTCGTTACAGACTCCGTGCTTCTGTAAGCACAGGGCCCGCTAAACTCAATGTCTCTCTGCCTGATTTGAAGGCGAAGTCATCCCTCAAGCCACTACCTACACCTCCTTCCCGGCCACAGAATAGCCACAAGTGTCAGCACTGTGGAAAAGCGTTTCTATCTCCAGGTGCTCTGCATAAACACGAGGCTCAACACGACAGCGATGGCTCCTACCGTTGCTCCCTTTGTCCCCGGACCTTCAGTGAGATTCGGGACCTCATTGACCATCACCAGGAATGTATGGGTGATgacaaagtgcagagagatccctacactgctgtctcctcaaGAGACACCGATGGCCTTACTTGCATTGAATGTGGAATGCGTTTCAGTCGAGAGTTGGAGTTGCACCAGCACTACATTGAACATGCTCGTGGAGCATATTAG
- the LOC109901653 gene encoding uncharacterized protein LOC109901653, which yields MAAVNSSERRQGDPNDELGDPGGVAQKCESFEYKSTDPDNTFAVEEDRIPEGSNENRESSIVTDGLASQTESSIALRANDRSEIGNELVDLTYSEENTHNTDVSYNKQRHFDWSETEDEEDRTDAKENGNDVHNGDMGRTPEVQQDKITEDISYAEDVEKEKSHSDEEMDISKDTGEEQDCNGGKGAEEEEEEEEEEEEGGEEERTVKRRKCSLECKDCGKRFTRRETFNLHRHFHAHQDELASLTCKECGLNFHHRSSLIKHRSEHQQKVEQPVERKRRRSPQGVHKEERPGFQCDHCEETFPSLSKLRLHTCDCAPDKAYRCPLCRKEFRMKISITSHMQTHSLSSHPFRCQECHKSFSDIFSLRDHQGSHASLKPYACPECGMVFRHRSVMEDHRRKHTEDTQGPHRCNICGKHFKYSSLLQQHQYLHTGQKPFRCPDCGKTFALAQNMKAHCRQHRRHPHACSLCPLTFPDQGSLQAHVSCHETVGGLDKENTNHGLEPKRIFNCPLCPQNFPSPADLRAHMLIHEAEHERMENGACKDWKTNRYTCPHCPATYSDQSNMMAHLTTHTSARVRVERQGNGLEVGRSAPLNTANVPGRWHREEMSSKPLKCPDCGKSFRHRSVLTLHMRIHSKDKPYQCRVCNKSFRFNSYLQQHMIIHTGEKPYKCPDCSKDFAFLQNMRTHQRLHTQKPFRCTKCRKGYSDENQLQRHLLSHNGEKPHKCHLCEKSFGLAYLLRDHLNTHTGERPHRCQECHKTFPWLGSLLVHQKIHARKRQGSSQPYSFPMAMRIRGRGSRGRSGGRLASGWPRWGGMGQSGMDTPQQTPPYQVPMSRSPEWQRRPAQPQPPMFSSQMDMQQPGETSARRPPPVHQQWRVEGGELRPVPLPNQSQPSQDPERQPVHVQQQPSPQTQPQQVPQSPLVQQQVQLQLQLQPHLHPQLRQQQVQHHLQSPLIQQQLQWQQPGVQLQPQLVPQQQWQPDRQLLQQKLPWLPDAQPRPAPPQQPQQWHSDGLPRPPPQQRSSGRVEAPTTSQPGLSASQSLETPPTGESGGTMPLGNKTPPVARPQNPSPLAVSEQEQHRQQPKPMSWGNTPTTPPVPTLSSVQLDFPGSPIYMDGAALWGGLRTSPAVPPSQSTSNKLGQELNLPRWSSVSVPMHKAVNESSTPPRKEDTRVWDFNAPLVMSPTVSSSEKSGSGREQQKQWSPALLGTSSSAQMSHSSVMSISSPPTHGIVGSPWDFKGSPSNKSGLSQELEQQQQKHLSSSWTNVPTSTQNVPISIQYDPQRFTHGVGPTVWGFQTTPAGPQQQPMVTGTQIIINQTSPFFSPLPPLPPLSLPGSHPLHSVAVGSLPRPPHPNIFFTPQAVMSERPHMTQTLSLPQLAPRPVPHKLGRLPYAPDRLLQCMICGCSLPRELDLQMHYMQHAQGEI from the exons ATGGCTGCTGTGAATTCATCAGAGAGACGCCAGGGCGACCCCAACGATGAGCTGGGGGACCCGGGGGGTGTAGCACAGAAATGCGAATCATTTGAGTATAAATCGACAGACCCCGATAACACTTTTGCTGTTGAAGAAGACAGAATTCCCGAGGGCTCCAATGAAAATAGAGAATCTAGTATTGTTACCGATGGGCTTGCTAGCCAGACTGAAAGTAGCATTGCGCTTCGAGCTAATGATAGATCAGAGATAGGTAATGAGTTGGTAGATTTAACATATTCTGAAGAAAATACCCACAACACCGATGTTTCCTACAACAAGCAGCGGCATTTCGATTGGTCTGAGACGGAGGACGAGGAAGACCGCACGGATGCAAAAGAGAATGGAAACGATG TTCATAATGGTGACATGGGGAGGACTCCTGAGGTGCAGCAGGATAAGATTACTGAAGATATCTCATATGCAGAGGATGTGGAAAAAGAAAAATCACATTCTGACGAGGAGATGGATATAtcaaaagacacaggtgaagAACAAGATTGTAATGGAGGAAAGGgggcagaggaggaagaagaagaagaagaagaagaagaggagggaggagaagaggagcgaACAGTGAAAAGGAGGAAATGTAGTCTGGAGTGCAAAGACTGTGGGAAGAGGTTCACCCGTCGGGAGACATTCAACCTCCATCGTCACTTCCACGCTCACCAGGATGAACTGGCCTCACTCACCTGTAAGGAGTGTGGCCTTAACTTCCATCACCGCAGCAGCCTCATCAAGCACCGCAGTGAGCACCAACAGAAGGTTGAACAGCCTGTGGAACGGAAGAGGAGAAGGAGCCCACAGGGAGTCCACAAGGAGGAGAGGCCAGGCTTCCAGTGTGACCACTGTGAAGAGACTTTCCCATCACTGAGCAAACTGAGGCTCCACACCTGCGACTGTGCCCCTGATAAGGCGTACCGCTGCCCCCTGTGCCGCAAAGAGTTCCGCATGAAGATCTCCATCACCAGCCACATGCAGACCCACTCCCTGAGCTCCCACCCCTTCCGCTGCCAGGAGTGCCACAAGAGCTTCTCTGACATATTTTCCCTGCGTGACCACCAGGGCTCCCATGCCTCCCTCAAGCCCTACGCGTGCCCCGAGTGTGGCATGGTGTTCAGGCACCGCTCTGTCATGGAGGACCACCGTCGTAAgcacacagaggacacacaaGGCCCCCACCGGTGCAACATCTGTGGGAAGCACTTCAAGTATTCCAGCCTCCTGCAACAGCACCAATACCTTCACACAGGTCAGAAACCCTTCCGCTGCCCAGACTGTGGCAAAACGTTTGCCTTAGCCCAGAACATGAAGGCGCACTGCCGCCAGCATAGACGGCACCCTCACGCCTGCTCTCTTTGCCCCCTCACTTTCCCCGACCAGGGCAGTCTGCAGGCTCACGTGTCATGCCACGAGACAGTCGGGGGACTAGACAAGGAGAACACAAACCACGGGTTGGAGCCAAAACGTATATTCAACTGTCCCCTCTGTCCTCAGAACTTTCCTTCACCAGCTGACCTGAGGGCTCACATGCTGATCCATGAAGCAGAGCATGAGAGGATGGAGAACGGGGCGTGTAAAGACTGGAAAACAAACCGTTACACCTGTCCACACTGTCCTGCCACCTACTCTGACCAGTCTAATATGATGGCCCACCTGACAACTCACACGTCTGCCCGGGTCAGGGTAGAGAGGCAGGGTAATGGACTTGAAGTAGGGAGATCTGCTCCACTTAACACTGCCAACGTCCCAGGGAGGTGGCATAGGGAGGAGATGAGTAGTAAGCCTTTAAAGTGTCCAGACTGTGGCAAGTCGTTCCGTCACCGCTCTGTGTTAACGTTGCACATGCGTATTCATTCCAAGGACAAGCCTTACCAGTGCAGGGTGTGCAACAAGTCCTTCAGATTCAACAGCTATCTGCAGCAGCACATGATCATTCACACCGGGGAGAAACCATACAAGTGCCCAGACTGCAGCAAGGACTTTGCTTTCCTGCAGAACATGAGAACCCATCAGAGGCTGCACACACAGAAACCGTTCCGCTGCACAAAGTGCCGTAAGGGATACAGCGACGAGAATCAGCTTCAGCGCCATTTGCTGTCACACAACGGCGAAAAGCCCCACAAGTGCCACCTCTGTGAAAAGAGCTTTGGGCTGGCCTACCTGCTGCGGGACCATCTGAACACCCACACAGGCGAGAGGCCCCATCGCTGTCAGGAGTGCCACAAGACATTCCCCTGGCTCGGCAGCCTGCTGGTGCATCAGAAAATCCACGCTCGAAAGCGCCAGGGGTCGAGTCAGCCTTATTCTTTTCCAATGGCCATGAGGATAAGAGGCAGGGGTAGCAGGGGCCGGAGCGGAGGCAGGCTGGCATCAGGCTGGCCCAGGTGGGGTGGAATGGGGCAATCGGGTATGGACACGCCCCAACAAACACCTCCATATCAAGTCCCAATGTCAAGGAGTCCTGAGTGGCAGAGGAGGCCGGCCCAGCCACAGCCACCCATGTTTTCATCCCAGATGGATATGCAGCAGCCAGGGGAGACGTCTGCGAGAAGGCCTCCACCAGTCCACCAACAGTGGCGGGTGGAAGGTGGAGAACTGAGGCCTGTCCCACTGCCTAACCAGTCTCAACCGTCTCAGGATCCTGAAAGACAACCAGTGCATGTTCAACAGCAGCCATctccacaaacacaaccacagcaGGTACCACAGTCTCCACTGGTACAACAACAAGTACAattacagctacagctacagccACATCTACATCCGCAGCTGCGCCAACAGCAGGTTCAGCATCATCTACAGTCTCCGCTGATCCAACAGCAATTACAGTGGCAGCAACCAGGTGTACAGCTCCAGCCCCAGCTAGTACCACAACAGCAGTGGCAGCCTGACAGACAGTTGCTCCAGCAAAAGCTGCCCTGGTTACCAGATGCTCAGCCCCGGCCCGCCCCACCACAGCAACCCCAGCAGTGGCACTCAGATGGCCTGCCTCGGCCACCTCCACAGCAGAGGAGTTCAGGCAGGGTAGAGGCACCTACAACATCACAGCCTGGCCTTAGTGCATCTCAGAGCCTAGAAACCCCTCCTACAGGAGAAAGTGGAGGGACCATGCCCTTGGGTAACAAAACACCCCCAGTGGCCAGGCCACAGAACCCCAGCCCATTAGCTGTGAGTGAGCAGGAGCAACACAGGCAACAGCCGAAGCCCATGAGCTGGGGTAACACACCCACTACACCACCAGTCCCCACACTGAGCTCTGTTCAGCTTGACTTCCCTGGGTCCCCCATTTACATGGATGGGGCTGCTCTGTGGGGTGGGCTGAGGACCTCTCCAGCAGTGCCACCATCCCAGAGCACATCAAACAAACTGGGCCAAGAGCTTAACCTGCCAAGATGGTCGAGCGTCTCAGTGCCAATGCACAAAGCTGTTAATGAATCATCCACACCTCCTAGAAAAGAGGACACTAGAGTTTGGGACTTTAATGCACCTCTGGTAATGTCCCCAACTGTTAGTTCATCAGAGAAATCTGGGAGTGGGCGTGAGCAGCAGAAACAGTGGTCTCCAGCTCTACTCGGTACATCCTCCTCAGCTCAGATGAGCCACAGCTCTGTCATGTCAATTTCAAGCCCTCCAACTCATGGGATTGTAGGTAGTCCCTGGGATTTCAAAGGATCCCCCTCAAACAAATCAGGCCTTAGCCAGGAGTtagagcagcagcagcaaaaaCATCTATCCTCCAGCTGGACCAATGTACCCACATCCACCCAGAACGTTCCCATCTCCATTCAATATGACCCACAACGTTTCACTCATGGGGTGGGACCCACTGTGTGGGGTTTCCAAACCACTCCAGCTGGCCCGCAGCAGCAGCCAATGGTAACAGGCACTCAAATCATCATAAATCagacctctcctttcttctctcctctccctccgctCCCTCCTCTTAGTTTGCCTGGCTCACACCCTCTTCACTCTGTAGCAGTCGGCTCTCTACCAAGGCCTCCACACCCAAACATTTTCTTCACGCCACAGGCGGTCATGAGTGAGAGGCCACACATGACACAGACCCTGTCGCTACCTCAGCTCGCCCCACGGCCTGTTCCTCACAAACTGGGCCGTTTGCCTTATGCCCCAGACCGCCTTCTCCAGTGCATGATCTGTGGCTGCTCTCTACCCCGGGAGTTAGACTTGCAAATGCACTACATGCAGCATGCACAGGGAGAGATTTGA